Genomic DNA from Vanrija pseudolonga chromosome 3, complete sequence:
acgtgcggTATCGCACCGCGGTGGAAGCCAACGACCAGCGGCCAGATCTGAGCTCGATGCGCGGTTTCTGCCCCGTGTGGGCTAACCGCCGGCGAGAGCTCTTCGCAGCAGCAGAGTACCTCCGCGCGCCAGTACCCACTGCTGGGGCGAGCGTGGACATTGGACCGAGCGgtgtcgcgcgcggcgtcatcCTCGAGGGGCCGAGTTCGCACAAGACGTTCTGGGGCGAGGGAGAGCAGGCCGGCACGATCGTGACATACATGTGAGTGACAGCTTCATTGAGGAGGGCGCTAAAGTTCAGTGGCAAGCCGCGGGTCCGTGCACCTGATCGGGGAACTGCGCCGGCGGTAACTCCACACCAGTCTATCACCATCGCCGACGACTACAACCAGGCGTTGGTACGCGGTGCGGACGCGGTGAACGGGGCCAATGGGGCCAGTGAGCCGGCTGCCCCTGTACAGGAGTCGGAGccggtcgaggcgctgctcaTGGCTCAGCGCGCCAAGACGCCAGTAGTGGTCGCCGTGGCACACGACTACGAGAGCGTAGTGTTCAAAGTGCCACGGCCCGTTGTGGTGCTCGGCTGGTTCTGGGTCGTAGACGCGTGGACCGAGCCCTCGGAATCCGCTCCGTCGTCGGTCGCATGGAAGTTTCGCTTCGAATGGTGTACTGGCACACAACGGACGCCATGGTGGAGCGCGAAGAACGACCCGGAGAGGATACCGACGCCGTCGGTGGCAGGGAACGAGGTGGCCGCCTGGCCTGTACGAGGCCCTGGCGTATCGGGCCCGtcgacgctgctcggcgccaaggaggcaCGAGCAgtgcgcgaggtcgccgaggacgatcAGGAACTAGCCGCCGACCCAGCACCTTACCACTGCCCCACCTGCAGCCTCTACTCTGACCGCGTGTACGAGTCGACTCCCCTGTGCCTTAACGAACGCTGCACCGACTTCTTCGTCAACTCGGACGCTCCAGAACGCACGAGTGGCCCAGCGTCGAACGAGCCATCAAGAGCACGCGCAGAGGAGCGTATACTCCCCGAATCACTAGGCCTGAGCCTCACCCCACCAGATCCACAAACAGCACTCagcgagctgcggcggcacgacgcgGGTCGCGACTTCTGGCGCGCATGGGTGTGCAAGCGGTGCCGACGGGCAAACGAACGCCGAGACTGGTTTGGCTTTGTGTGCGAAGCCTGCGCCTTTATTGAGGTTCCGGCACGGAAGATCTACACGGTCGACGCGCTTCGCCCGCCATCACGGCCGGTCTGTACTGGACCCCGCCCGGACGAGGGGTACGCGCAGTGGCCGttcgcggcgacgcgcacggTCAACGTGTGTGAGGACGACGTGCAGGTGATTGCGCACGGGCTGGACGCGGGCTTTGGGTCGGATGCGGTGCTATCCCACGCTCTCGCTcacgacggcaagggcgtgaacgttgtcgccgacgccgtcctcaAGGGGCTCCAGCTGcaaggcgagggcgaggtcaaGCTCCGCCGGCAGCTcctctcggccttctcgagtCGCCCCGCCGAACAGGCCCTCTCGCCATTCTACACCCTCCTGTGCGGACCCGAGGCCGTGCCCTATATTGCGCACTTTGTATCTGGACCGTCTGTGCCCTGGGACGCGAGCGCAAAGGTGTGCCTGGACGCCATGGAGCTCGTGAACGAACGCGCTGGCCGGATGCTGCGGGGAGTTGAGTGAGTACCCATGGCTGTAACTCTTACACACGAGCTGACTCGTGATTTCAGGTTCAACTCGCTGCTTGTTTCGGCTGTGCCACCCGTGACGCCTGCGTCCGTGCATCCAGTGAGTTTAGCCACGACAGCTGGAAACTGACGCCTTCAGACTATTCCTGTCGCCGCCGATACCTGCGTCGCAATTCTAATTCTCGGCTCTGACGCCACCatccgcctgcgccggccgcggaCACGCTACGGCGAGGTGACAGCGCAGCACGGAGACGTTGTGTCACTGCAGACAGGCGCCGAAGCTGtggacgtcgaggtgcgcaCCGACGGGTTCGGGTTCGTCTgtgtcgcgcgccgcgcgtacGCAAGTGCCGAGGGTGGTGACACCGGCCTCCCACTTCAGCCAACGCAGCCACCAGTGCACGCCCTTGCGCAGTGGTACGTCGGCCCGCTGCCACTCGACCCCTCCCAGCCGCTTAGaccgcacgccgcgcagcgccagcagccaaACTAtggtgacgaggacgagccagTAGACCCGGAACGCCTGTTTGCAAGCGAGAGGTACACGGGGCTGGAGATTGATGATCCTGCGCCACCTCCCCCGAAGGAGCTCaagccgccggcgtcggccccGCTCCCGAAGATTGGCGGAGCCGGCAAGCTAGCCAAGACTcgcgtcagcgccgtcaaggaggagcCGACCCCTGGTCGcggacgcggtcgaggacgcgggaGGGGTGGAGGACgcggccggggccggggcgcCGCAAaagtcgctgtcgctgttaGTTCCGAATCGTCGCCCGTGTCGGCGGAGTCGCCGGTCACGGTCGCGGCAcctggccgtggccgtggacgcggacgaggacggggacgtggcggtggccgtggacgcggccgcgggcgtgcgccgacgcacgagagcgcgacgccaagcACGCCGGGGTACGTTGAGGCATATGCGCCTGACATGTCCATTATCGCGGACGTCAAGGgagaggaggccgaggtgccAGAGGTGCCGGAGGTGaccgtcaccgccgctgcggcggcggacacggaCGTCATCATGGGTGAGAGCTAGAGCTTGTAGTACTCGCCATGTATGCCAGTAATATCATTATTGCACTGTTCAAGTTGTCCCCTTGAATGTGATGTGCATGCAGTATGCAGTACCAAAAAGAGTGTGCCtcgctcccccgccccctctcTGTTGCTGGAGGGTGGGGGGCTGCCCGGACCGCACCTAAACTCCCGCCGCCAAGTGCGCCAGAGGGTTATCCTGCTGGGCGgccacccgcgccgtgcGGGTGCAGCCATGTCTGGCGGTCAGGTCGATGAGTTTTGGGTGTGTCGGTGCCGGGGCTCGAACGCGGCCCACCTGAAATTAGCTATGCTAAGACCAGGTGTGTTGCCAACTAAGCTACGTTCGAGTCTAAGGAGCGAGGTGCTGGCAGGGTTGGGGGGTCGGCTATGAAGGGCCGGCCGGTTATGATACATTCTGAGACAAGTCAGTCGGGCGGCGAGCCTCCCGCTGGGCGCGTTGGTCCAGGCGCATAAGTACAGGCGCACTCGTTGCGTCCCGCTCTGGAATTGCGGTGAGGGAAGCCACTCGTTGAACAAACTGCTATCACTGCATCACATCTATCGTTACCAGCCGACGTCACCTCGCACTTTACGACACATGGATAAGGAGCTTGCCGGTCGTGCCGCGCGAGCTGATGTCGATCTGGCTCTGcttgacgccctcggccgagAAGGGGTAGACCTTGTGGACGGCAAACTTGAccttgccctgctcggcgagggtgacggCCTCGCGGGCGTAGCGCGCAAAGTCCTCGGGCGTGTTGATGAAGGGGAAGAGCGAGGGGCGGGTGACCTTGAGGACCTTGGGGGTGAGCTTGAGGGGCGAGAAGGGGGGCACGGGGCCGGAAGCGTTGCCGTAGGTGACGATCGTGGCCTTggggcggacgacgaggaagtcCTCCTCCCACGTGTCCTTGCCGATGCCGTCGTAGACGCCGTGgacgcccttgccctcggacCACTCGACAATCTTGGCGACGTTCTCCTCGGAGGGCGCAGTGGACAGCAgcacgaggtcggcgccggcctcgcgtgcctgctgcgccttctcggcggtcgagacggtgccgacgacgtgcgcgccaaacgccttggcgagctggacgagcacaaggccgacgccgccggccgcagcGCGGACAAGCACGTAGTCGCCCTTCTGGACGGGGTACGCCTCGCGCAGGAGCGTGAGCGCCGTCAGCGTGACAGTGGAGAGCgacacgccgtcctcggccttgacgctGTCCGGCACAGGCGCGACCTGCCAtgccggcgcgacggcgtacTCGGCAAAGCTGTGGCCCGCGGTCGAGAAAACGCGCTGGCCAATCTTGAGCGGGCCGAGAGGCGTGTCGACCTTCTCGGTGGGGAGCTGGACAATCTTCCCCACAATGTCCTGGCCCTGGACGTAGGGGAGGGGGACGGTGTAGAGGCCAGAGCGGCGGtctggggcgggggcgacgttGTGAGAGGCATGGAGTACGATGGATCGACGGGAAGAGGAGCAGTGTCAGCACAGGCATATCGCTCTCACGCCCACTCCCACGACCACTCACAGTTGTCGATGAAGTTGGCGCCAGTCCACTCAACCTTGatgagcacctcgtcgggcttgggggtcggggtggggacctcggcgaggacgttgacCTCGGGGCCGCCAGTCTTCTCGAACTGAGGGGGTCAGCATGGCATCGAGCGGAGCGAGATGGCAGGGGCGCAGTGTGTGCTGTCGTGCAGTGTGGCCTCACACGACAGCGCGACACGGCGGTTCGCAGCGCCGAGATCGGCTACTCACCTGGACGACCTTGTGCGTCTTGGGGATGGCAGGAGCGGACATGTTGCGAACGTAAGCGGTAGCAAGTGGGCGGTGGATGGATCGAGTAACAGCGAGGGGGACAGCGATGCGGCGGAGGGATGCGAGGAGCATAAGAAGTAGTGATGGAGGAATGCCGTGTCGGAGATGCCGCAAGCAACTGATCACACCTTTAAGGCGAGCAGGGTGGTGATGACGCAAAACGTgctggctggggcggggtggtgtcGTCGGGCGTTGCCGATAGCCCAGGACGCCCAGTATCCGCGGTGCCGAGGTGCCGCCGGGCGTGTCACACGGGGGAGATTGATCATCGTGGTCTTCGTgcacgcgtgcgcgcggTCAACAAGCGAGAAGCATGCTGGATTCTGGATATCGACTctgcgctgctgcgggtCTGCTCCGTGCCGAGTCGGATTGCTGACTGTGCATGCGAGCGGTGGGTTGAGTAGAAGCGCTGCGGCGACTCCGGACCATGGGCAACTGATATGAGTCGTACCGGCGACTCCGGCACCGATCTCGATAAGCCGCTCAAGCGCCAGCCGACAATTCTTGGCCACACCTGTGACTCTGATTACTGGTGTACATCTGTCTATGAGTAATGCCTTCAACAGAGATGGAGATGCGAGATACAACTTGTACTACTACTGTCTACGACTTGAGCTTCTGCACTGGGCGCAGAGGCAATCGCTTAAGCCCAGCGcgtctcggccgcgacgcccgccacAGAGCCGACAAaggcaaggacaaggacgttccacgcgccgccgagctcgttccacatcgcgtcgtcgtcgacgccgagggcgaccatGTTCATCCACACGCCGAAGACGgtgtcgaggcgcgccttgAGCTGCATGGCGCTCAGGTGAGCCAAgagcgcgcccgccgcggagggggtggggatcgacgacgccgggaggccgaggagcgacgcCTGCCACTTGCCGCTCGTGTGGTGGAGGCGCGCGCTGAGCAGGTCGAAcgccgcgggggcggggaggacgagcttgtGGAGCGGGAGGTGGACGAAGGGCTCGATGACAAAGTCGGCCTCTGAggcgtccgactcgtcgtcgctgtcgtcgacgagcgttGGCGTGCTGTGGGGGGCAAGGTCGGGCTCCGAGgtgtcgacctcctcgagctcgggaaGGACCTTGGGGAAGTAGGCGCACTGGGCGGCAAAGGCGAGCGACCTGGGCGGGTTAGAATGGCTCGCTTCCCGAGAGTTTAGCCACTCACTTGGCAGGGACCACGCGCATCGACGCGCCAGCACGCTCAGAGGTCGCGAACGCGATCGCCATGTCGGGGCAGCGCGTGGCAATGTACTCGGCCACGTCGGCGTTGACCTCCTCCTCTATCAGGCGGGGGAGACCAAAGCGGATGGTCGGGCGCCAGGCGGGGCCGGCCGAGCCGTCGGGGTAAGGGCGGTACTCGTTCGCCGTGGCGAGGAACTCGGGGAGCGTCTCACGGACGCAGTCGAGGACGTaggcggcgggctgggtgATGTCAGCTTGCTGCTCATTGGGTTCCTAGCTGCACACTCACAACCTTGGTGTCGCCGAAGACAAAGTCGTTGACTGGGGCCACGGCAGGGCGCGGGAGGACCTTGGGGAGGGTGAAGGCCTTGCCTGCCATGGTGAAGCGGAGGCAGGGGGGACCGAGGAGGTGGGACTTGGTCTGCTCGATCGCCTGGGTGATGGtgcgagcggcagcggcggcgggcttggggtgggcagtgggctgggcgagctcgggggtaggctcgggggcagcagcgacgagcttgacctcgcgcgcctcggagAGCTTGGCGCGAGTGACGCTGCTCTTGCGGTCATAAGGCTTggcagccttgcgcttgggggtgctcggcgcgccgagacCGCGGAGGGCACCCTTGCGAGCAGGCGACGGGGTggcgacgctgccggcgctgccgccgttcTCCTTGTTGCTCGAGATGCGGGGCGTGGTGGGGATCTTGGggctggccgtggccgcgtggggcggggtggcgcCGACGATCGTGGAGGCCATTGCCTGTGGGGTCAGCGAAGCCAGGCGCGAAGGAGGCAAGGCGCCACGtactgttgttgttgttgtcttGTTGTGGGGGTGGGGAAGATGTGCTGagggggtgtggtggtgtcgcGCTGAGAGAGAAGCCAGTTGCAGTAGCAGTAGCTAAAGTACTGTTGCTGAGGAGGCTTCGTTGTGAGAGCTGTTGGTTGGATGAGGACCTCAACACCCCCCACCCTCCGTCTTAAGTATACTTTGCCAAAGTGATGCCTTCACGACCTCATCACTTTCTTGACGAGGTGGTGAAGGCAACGATCACTCAACGGGTGCGGGCGCGTGCCCAAACACCCACAGACACACACAGACGCACCCGCGCACAGACacgcaccgccgctgccgtcgttgtcgaccCCAGCCAGGCTGCACCTGACGAGGGGGTGAAGCCGATCGGCGCGCACGGGGCCAAATCTGCCTTCGCGGTCTTGTTAAGGCTGCCTTCGTCGTCTAGTTGGAGTGGAGCGGAGtgggggcgacggcgggaggGCGGGCAGGGCGAGCGGGGCACGAACGAGGATGGGCGCgacgcacacacacgccccgCCGGATCGTGCGACCACTGCTGTCATCACCTCGTCAAGTCGTCAACATGTTTTCATCAGTCGTCAGTGTGCACCGTCGTAGCCAAATGGTCAGTTGCCCAGTCCTCCGCAATGGCCAGTCGAGGCTCAGAGTGTGCAGACGTGAGCCGCATGCTAGCGGTTATCGCGATCGGCACCCTATTGTTCGCCCGACATGGTATTTTCTCCCGCTACCTGTTTCTCCGTTACTACCCCTCCGCCTCCGTACACACTCACCCAGGCGCACAGGGCgtgtctcggcgtcggcgccggtgcccgGCGCCCACCGTCTCCGTCTCCGTCTCCTCTGCCTCACATCACTGCCGCCCAACCTCCAAACCGCCACTAACAATctgcctccgcctcggccttgttttgacgtcgtcgtcgtcgtcgtcgtcgctggcaaGCGTTATCAACGCTCGCTCCCTTCCCCGCCAATCCATCCTCGACGCAcagaccaccaccgccatgcCAGACGCAGCCGCGGACCCCGCGAACCCGCGCGTGATCTTCACGCCGTCagggctgccgccgacgctccCGCCCAACCCGGCCAACATCGCAAGCCACGAggcgcccgactcgcccgcgccggcgtcagcGCACGACGCGATCGTGTCGCGCCTGCTCGTGCGCCCGGCCatgccggcgcgcagcgcgtccgcgccgactGCGGCAGAGACGCCGATGGGCCGctcggtcgccgagctgatggacgcgccgctcgagcccTCGGGCGCGCGGGTCACGAACGCGCTCAACAGCCATATCTCTGCAGTGCTCGCTGCGCAGGAGGAGATTGGCCGCGCACACCTCGCGCTTGAGGGGATCGGGGACCCGTTCGAGGATCGCGCGGAGAGCGCGCGCCAGCTTGCCGCGCGTGAGgcgggcgtcgacgccatcatgGCACGGGTGGGTTGCTTGCTGGAGGCAAGGGACATTGCTGACACCAcacaagctcgccgagttATCACAGACGCTCAAGAGCTACCACGACCTCGGGACGCCAGTCTTCGCCTTCGCGCCAGCTGcaccgcgcacgccgacgccgcaaggcagcgtgtcgtcgccagTGCACGCGCGCAAGCCCGTCGTGACTATCGCCCACCGCGGCGTACCGCCCCTCAAGGACGAGCcgagcctcggcgtcgacattgcCCGCCAACGCCCCGCGCTCTGgctccagcgcctcgaggacggcgcgcacCACGTCCACGCTAGCCCGACTGAAATGAGCGCGAAGAGTCCGCTGGGCGCAAAGAGCCCCttgagcgccgagacgcccGCCATGAGCCCGTTCTAAGCAGCCTGCGTCttacgtcgtcgtcgagatggtGGCGCTGCAACACCGGCCTTAGTGATACACTTCTAATCGGGCccttcctccccccctcccctgtTGTAACTGTTGTATGATCTAATGCATGCTACCCAACCCGGAATACAAACCTGCAATGCTTCTAAACACGATAAATGCGGATGAGCCGCTGCCTGGGAAGGAGGTTAGTCGCAGCGGCAGAAGGCCTACTCACGGCGTGACAATGCGCGTGCGGCACAGGGGGCACTCCTTGCTCGTGGCCATGACGAGGTCCGAGCAGTCTGAAATCAGCACACACCACAGCTCCTCACTCACGCTGACACATGGCCAAGTGTCCGCAGTCGACGACAGCCAGcgtcgcctcctcgtcctggcACACGACACACAGGCCGCGGTCGATATCCGCCACTGggccggtgggcggcggcgccttaaccgccgcggcctcgggcgtTGTCGATCCTCCTTCGTGTGCCTCGTCACGCGCTTCTCCAGCGGCGGCTTCGTCACTGACTCCCTCctttgccggcggcgacgcagcCAGCCCGGCCGCCTCCttcgcctcgcgctcctccgccacTCTCTGCCTCTCGAGccgcttgcgctcctcgtccacgaGCTCATTAACGCGCTTGATCAGCTCGCCCTTCTCCAGCACCTGCTTGAAGTCGACGCGCACGTGGTTCTCGTACAGGATCGCCTTGAGCGTCCCGATCGACAGGCTGCCAACGTACGAGTTGggaagggcgacgagcgagagaATCGACGGCACGGGAGGCGgtgcggggcgcggggccgATGCTGGAgccggctgcgccgcgcgcggtggcggcggacgggTGGGGTCAGGACGCCCAgccggcggaggaggcggccgcgcgccgtacCCCGCACCTCCACTCCACGGTCCGCCACCTggcatcgagctcgacgggcgGCCGTAGTTCGGTGGAGggggccgctgctgctggtgctgctgcggcactggcctcggcggcgtcgggcgcggcgctggacgcgCGTTGCCATTGCTCGGGTAATtcgacgacgctgcccgACGCCCGGGCAACTGGCCCTGCAGCGGCaccgagcggcggcggtagtAGCTTTCGTTTTCTGGGGGAAGCGTCATGGTAGGACGGCGAGCCTTGTAAACCGCCTGGACTAGGTCCTCCTTTTCCTTGACGCCGATAGCGGCGATATCATACGCTTTGAGGTACTCTTTCAGCCGCTTGAGTgggagcgagcggaggaTCTCGAGCGGCGCAGCAGTCACTGGTGGCGTGAGCAGAAAGACAATAGCCATACCCCACCTTGCAACATCCCCAGGCAGGGCACACACACGCTCTCGACGTCGTACCCCGTCGTCAGCGGTTCCTGGGACGGCCCGCCACggaacgcgtcgcgcagctcctgCAGCGGACCTGGTGGCGGACGGTTgcctcggcgcggcatgAGGGCCTGCCCGTCGGACAGGCAGGACGAGCAGTACTCGTACCCGCAGTGGCCGCAGGCGGTGGAGCGCCTCCAGAGGGCGTTAAAGTCGCGGCCGCATTGCCTGCAGGCTGGGTAGGGGTCAGCTCAGCTCAGCCGACAGagttcggcgtcggcctcggcgatggcgtAGTGCCACCCAGCGGTGATGCAGTGGTGTGCACACCGCCGCGATCGTATGGGACTCACTCGGCGACTCGAcgaccggcggcgggcctGATACTGTGCTGTCAGCTCGCCCCGCCGAACGGCGCACTTACGAATCGGCATGCCCCTATGGGCAGGGTGGGCGCtcatcggcggcgctgaccaAGCCTCGGTCTCGGTGTGGCGTTGAGCTAGGGAGTGGACTGCGGTGCAGTGGTCACAGTAGCCAAGCTAGCGTATCTCCGTCGCCGAGAGACAGTGTTGCTCTCTGCCAATGTTGTCGATGTGTGCAGCCCGAAGTGATGGAATACGCGTTTGTGTCCACGGCAAGTTCTGGAAACAACATGGGGCACTGCAGCAGCGCTGCTTACGctcggtgctgctgctgcttggcgcgcgcaggccgagcatGACGCATGGCatgtggggtggggggaggggtcaGGCACGTGACGTCACGTGGAAGCCGCGTGTGCCAcgtggcctcgccgccctcgctcgctcgaaTGACGCTGTGACGATGTCGACCCAGCCGAGCAACTGTATTGACGCCAACACCCATTCTGCACCGTTAACTCATAGCACAACCACCCGACGAcatggaggaggaagagaaatcttcccctccccttcccgccgagcccgcggcTTGGGAGGTacgttgagcgcgaggacgaaCGAGCTGACGGCAAGCCGCGGATACGCCAGCTGTCCGGGCTAGGCATCCACGAGCTGAcgatcgaggccgaggccggcggcggaggcgggtACTTTgccgggctgggcggctCTCCGCGGACGCGGCGAACGAGCCACGCGGGGCTCGACGTGCCCATCTCGGgacgggcgcgcgcgccgaccctCGCAGGAGAGGGGTACCACCCCAGTCCGACGCCTGCGCTGCCgaccgcgctcgaggcgagcgttgagctcgtcggcgcgcgcccccTCGCGCGGTGCTTTGTCGCGCTGTTACTGCCCGACGCGGTGGTCATTacgccgaccgcgtcgccCGAGCCACCTGTCTCGCCCGCCACAAGCAAGACGACAAGACCTGGCTCGCCGGGATCCCCGCACACCaccaggacgaggacaatATCCCTCCCGCCCCGGCCGCAGATCAAGACGACGCTTGCGGGCTCTGGCTCGCCAACAGCGTCGGctacgacctcgccgacagcTTCACCCACAATACGGAGATCGCAGCTCAACGGGTCAGCGGGGGGCCGGAGCCGCCCGCAGCCAATTCGGCGGTcgacgctcgcgcaggccgggcgcgcgagctcaGAGATGGgcctgcgccggccgcccccgctccaGCCGTCGGGGCCACCGCCGAAAgtgcccttcttcttcagCTCGATACACAAGCCGTCGACGCATCCCCGCTGGGCGAACATTGAGCCTGGGGACATGGCGCCGTGGCTCACAGTGCCTGAGACTGCTTCgtctgtcgtcgaggtgcaggTTTGGGTCGAGGAGAACGGCAAGTGGCGCCGGCTTCCCGGTGTCGGTGGTGTTGTCGACTTTACCCAGCTCGCGGTGGTCCCTGCTGGGACCAAGCTGCCGCCTAATACGATCCAGTGGACATTTGCCACGCACCCAAAGTTCGTGTTCTacctccctccccccggCAGCGATGTGAAGCCCGGCCCCCCACACGACGCGGAGAAGAGCGTGCTCGAGAGGAGTATCAGAGAGACTAGGATGAAGAAGGGTGCGAACGTTGGAGGGATTCATCAGTGAGCTCGAGGATCTCCCGGTCAGCTGACGCTAGGCTCGTCAACATCCAATCCGTCATTGCGGACACTCAGCGCAGTGTGGACGATTTACAACGGCAGATTGACAGCCTTATcgccgctgacaccgaccgctcggcggtgcgccgTGAGGTCAGTGAGCGTGCGCTGCGTGTGCGCTGGGTGAAGGACCGCGTCGCGGACGTCGAGCGCACAATTGAAGAGAGTGGGTTAGCCTGCGTGAAGTCATCTAACCCCCAGCCAAGGCGCGCATCACGCTCCACTGCGGCCGACTCGATGCAaggcgcgcgctgctgaccgctgccgccgagcgcgaggcggtcgacaAGTCGCGGGCCATGGAGCTCGCCAGCTCCATCACCGATGTCGAGTGGGTTCTCGAGCGTGGTTGGTGACTAACCCACCAGGGACCAGCGCTCGCGCATTCTGCCGTCGATATACAAGCTGCGGGCATTCCACGCCCAAATCCTCGACTCGCTCTTCCCCATCACGCCGATATCCCCACCAGACCTGCTTTACGCCGTACTCGGTGTCCCGCTGCCAATACCCACTGGGCCGAAggaccccgcgccgccactgaCTCTCGCGCCGTCGCAGACGCCCGAGGGGTGTcccaaggtcgacgagagGACCACGTCTGCCGCGCTGGGTTACGCCGCGCTCATTGTCCACATCATCTCGCTGCTTGGCGGCACGGCTGCGGCACTTGCCTACCCCGTCACGTATGCTGGCACCCGGAGCCACGTGCGGGACGTCGTGAGCATTATGCAGGGTCCCAGGTCGTAAGTTGCCAACCAACAACCACGCTCACCCCAGGTTCCCTCTCTATGGCAAAGGCGTGGAGAGGTATCGCTACGAGTATGCCGTGTTCCTGCTCAACAAGGATATTGAATTGGTGGGTGTAAGAAGCCCATTGTTCACCCGCTAACGCCCAGCTCAtgcacgaggccgacgtccGAATGCTGGACCTGCGCCACACACTCCCCAACCTCAAGAGCCTGCTGCTGACCCTCTCGTCGCCCGACATGCCACCGCCTGGGCCCGTCGGCGGGCCAGGttgggcgagcggcgcggcgtcgcgcaacTCGTCGCGGCAGGCGTCGACTTCCTTCACACCGTCT
This window encodes:
- the ZTA1 gene encoding putative quinone oxidoreductase — protein: MLLASLRRIAVPLAVTRSIHRPLATAYVRNMSAPAIPKTHKVVQFEKTGGPEVNVLAEVPTPTPKPDEVLIKVEWTGANFIDNYRRSGLYTVPLPYVQGQDIVGKIVQLPTEKVDTPLGPLKIGQRVFSTAGHSFAEYAVAPAWQVAPVPDSVKAEDGVSLSTVTLTALTLLREAYPVQKGDYVLVRAAAGGVGLVLVQLAKAFGAHVVGTVSTAEKAQQAREAGADLVLLSTAPSEENVAKIVEWSEGKGVHGVYDGIGKDTWEEDFLVVRPKATIVTYGNASGPVPPFSPLKLTPKVLKVTRPSLFPFINTPEDFARYAREAVTLAEQGKVKFAVHKVYPFSAEGVKQSQIDISSRGTTGKLLIHVS
- the CNB01190 gene encoding Clampless protein 1, which translates into the protein MASTIVGATPPHAATASPKIPTTPRISSNKENGGSAGSVATPSPARKGALRGLGAPSTPKRKAAKPYDRKSSVTRAKLSEAREVKLVAAAPEPTPELAQPTAHPKPAAAAARTITQAIEQTKSHLLGPPCLRFTMAGKAFTLPKVLPRPAVAPVNDFVFGDTKVPAAYVLDCVRETLPEFLATANEYRPYPDGSAGPAWRPTIRFGLPRLIEEEVNADVAEYIATRCPDMAIAFATSERAGASMRVVPAKSLAFAAQCAYFPKVLPELEEVDTSEPDLAPHSTPTLVDDSDDESDASEADFVIEPFVHLPLHKLVLPAPAAFDLLSARLHHTSGKWQASLLGLPASSIPTPSAAGALLAHLSAMQLKARLDTVFGVWMNMVALGVDDDAMWNELGGAWNVLVLAFVGSVAGVAAETRWA
- the Uvrag gene encoding UV radiation resistance associated protein, whose protein sequence is MEEEEKSSPPLPAEPAAWEPRIRQLSGLGIHELTIEAEAGGGGGYFAGLGGSPRTRRTSHAGLDVPISGRARAPTLAGEGYHPSPTPALPTALEASVELVGARPLARCFVALLLPDAVVITPTASPEPPVSPATSKTTRPGSPGSPHTTRTRTISLPPRPQIKTTLAGSGSPTASATTSPTASPTIRRSQLNGSAGGRSRPQPIRRSTLAQAGRASSEMGLRRPPPLQPSGPPPKVPFFFSSIHKPSTHPRWANIEPGDMAPWLTVPETASSVVEVQVWVEENGKWRRLPGVGGVVDFTQLAVVPAGTKLPPNTIQWTFATHPKFVFYLPPPGSDVKPGPPHDAEKSVLERSIRETRMKKGANVGGIHQLVNIQSVIADTQRSVDDLQRQIDSLIAADTDRSAVRREVSERALRVRWVKDRVADVERTIEETKARITLHCGRLDARRALLTAAAEREAVDKSRAMELASSITDVEDQRSRILPSIYKLRAFHAQILDSLFPITPISPPDLLYAVLGVPLPIPTGPKDPAPPLTLAPSQTPEGCPKVDERTTSAALGYAALIVHIISLLGGTAAALAYPVTYAGTRSHVRDVVSIMQGPRSFPLYGKGVERYRYEYAVFLLNKDIELLMHEADVRMLDLRHTLPNLKSLLLTLSSPDMPPPGPVGGPGWASGAASRNSSRQASTSFTPSFGRRGSTLRSTSVTSLPPPFTPSHQSTSLTGASIASVGPTDESGSDFPASEAASGRSSPVREWASTQPVASSTLRQVTVGDDEESDDETVNSGATEVEGYAVEK